The sequence ACGTAGGCGTCCTGCTGGTTGCGGTCGGTGGTGTACAGGAAAACAACCTGCTCGCTCTTGTCGGTCTGGTTGGCCTGCACGTGTTCGCGGTATTCGTTGAGCGTGAAGTACTTGCCATCGGTGTTTTTCACCAGCGCAAAGTCTTTGGCTTTGTCGTAGAACTTGTCATCGCTCAGCGAACCGTATTTCACGAAAATGGCGATATCGTCATACTTGGCTTCAAAGCCCGCCCGGTCGTTGACAAACAGCTCGTTGAGCTTGTCGGCCACTTTACGGGTGATGTAGCCGTTGATTTTCTTGACGTTGCTATCGGCCTGCAAAAAGCTCCGCGACACGTTGAGCGGAATATCGGGCGAGTCGATTACGCCGTGCAGCATCATCAGGAAATCAGGCACTACATCCTTCACCTCGTCGGTGATAAACACCTGACGGCTGTAGAGCTGAATTTTCTCCCGCTTCATCTGGAACTTGTCGCCGTCGAGTTTGGGGAAATACAGCACGCCCGTCAGGTTGAACGGGTAATCGACGTTGAGGTGAATCCAGAAGAGCGGCTCCGGCGACATGGGGTACAAATCGCGGTAGAACGACTTATAATCGTCGTCGGTCAGGTCGGCGGGCGATTTGGTCCAGATCGGCGTGGTCGTGTTGATCACCTCGCCGTCAAACTCAACCGGGATGGGCAGAAACTTGCCGTATTTTTCCAGGATGCCCTTGAGCCGGTATTTGTCCAGAAACTCTTCCGAGTCCTCGGCGATGTGCAGGATGATGTCGGTGCCCCGGTCGGCGCGCTCGGCTTCGCTCAGTTCATACTCGGTGGAACCGTCGCACACCCAACGCACGGCCTGCGCCCCTGGCTGATACGACTTGGTGATGATCTCGACTTCGCGGGCGACCATAAAGGCCGAGTAGAAGCCCAACCCGAAATGGCCAATGATGTTGGTTTCGCCGGCCGTTGCTTTGTCTTTATACTTCTCGACAAACTCGGTAGCACCCGAGA comes from Fibrella aestuarina BUZ 2 and encodes:
- the htpG gene encoding molecular chaperone HtpG, translating into METLHEKGASTRGQISIHTENIFPIIKKFLYSDHEIFLRELVSNAVDASQKLQKLASYGEYNEEVGELKITVAFDKDAKTITISDRGIGMTADEVKKYINQIAFSGATEFVEKYKDKATAGETNIIGHFGLGFYSAFMVAREVEIITKSYQPGAQAVRWVCDGSTEYELSEAERADRGTDIILHIAEDSEEFLDKYRLKGILEKYGKFLPIPVEFDGEVINTTTPIWTKSPADLTDDDYKSFYRDLYPMSPEPLFWIHLNVDYPFNLTGVLYFPKLDGDKFQMKREKIQLYSRQVFITDEVKDVVPDFLMMLHGVIDSPDIPLNVSRSFLQADSNVKKINGYITRKVADKLNELFVNDRAGFEAKYDDIAIFVKYGSLSDDKFYDKAKDFALVKNTDGKYFTLNEYREHVQANQTDKSEQVVFLYTTDRNQQDAYVESAKRRGYDVLLMDTIIDAHYINALEYKLEKTTFKRVDADTLDKLIDSGVASESVLSEEERTRLKELFEQTLNDKSLTVSVESLPTDELPVSITMPEFMRRMKDMSALSGEANMFGSLPGGYNVVVNANHPLSQKLLSTEGATQTTLTQQLYDLALLAQNRLTGPSLTAFVKRTVDGL